From Coffea arabica cultivar ET-39 chromosome 2e, Coffea Arabica ET-39 HiFi, whole genome shotgun sequence, the proteins below share one genomic window:
- the LOC113732108 gene encoding pentatricopeptide repeat-containing protein At1g08070, chloroplastic: protein MVTCSSSFSPHHLINSRDFPFKCLKDFSFLHSCKSIKELKQIHALIVKTSPSIEIQQLLYSKMLPLCACFTPFTDLSYIHSLFAQLSDPDINLYNTVIRCFSGSKNKETCIVVLLFYLELMKNGLVADSYTYPFVLRACAQLNALSEGEMIHAHLVKTGFFLDLYVVNTLMRLYGACGVVDGVRKVFDGSPERDLVSWTTLIQGYVDNGHWREGIDMFFDMCESGQRADEKMMVVVISACAKLGDFSLGKKLHEYVVHNNVNFDVFVGNALVDMYLKCGDAESACRVFKEMPATNVVSWNSLISGLAQKGDFDGAMNLFREMQVNSIKPDATTLIAVLNSCANLGVLDLGKWVHSYLDRSQIKADGFLGNALVDMYAKCGSIVDALGVFERMEHRDVFTYTSVILGLALHGEGEVALKLFTKMLEVGIHPNEVTFVGVLAACTHAGLVEEGQKYFTDMSKVHKIEPQTEHYGCMVDLFGRAGLLSEAMDFIENMPLEPDAFIWATLLGACRLHEKLEFAESIMEHLARIEPEKDGGYVLMSNMYASANKWSKALQLRKAMKKRKLKKTPGCSCIELDGIVYEFRSGDTAHPKTEGRYAVLNKISFQLYDAIY, encoded by the coding sequence ATGGTAACCTGTTCTTCATCGTTCTCACCACACCATTTGATTAACTCCCGAGATTTTCCGTTCAAATGCCTGAAGGATTTCTCATTCCTCCACTCATGCAAATCCATAAAAGAACTTAAGCAAATCCATGCTTTGATCGTGAAAACAAGCCCATCAATTGAAATACAACAGCTACTATACTCCAAGATGCTACCTTTATGTGCTTGCTTTACCCCCTTTACTGATCTCAGCTACATCCACTCCCTGTTTGCTCAATTGTCTGACCCAGATATCAATCTCTATAACACCGTTATTCGATGTTTTTCCGGTTCCAAGAACAAGGAAACTTGTATAGTTGTGCTGTTATTTTATCTTGAGCTGatgaaaaatggattagttgcTGATAGCTATACATACCCTTTTGTTTTGAGAGCGTGTGCGCAGTTAAATGCCTTGAGCGAAGGGGAAATGATTCATGCCCATCTGGTGAAAACGGGGTTTTTCTTAGATTTGTATGTTGTAAACACGTTGATGCGTTTATATGGTGCTTGTGGAGTTGTTGACGGTGTTAGGAAGGTGTTTGATGGAAGTCCTGAGCGGGACTTGGTGTCTTGGACTACGTTGATTCAAGGGTATGTGGACAATGGGCACTGGAGAGAAGGAATAGACATGTTTTTTGACATGTGTGAATCAGGACAAAGAGCTGATGAGAAGATGATGGTTGTTGTAATCTCTGCATGTGCTAAATTAGGGGATTTTAGTCTTGGTAAGAAGTTACATGAGTATGTAGTCCACAACAACGTGAATTTTGATGTATTTGTTGGGAATGCATTGGTGGATATGTATCTTAAATGTGGCGATGCTGAATCTGCTTGTAGAGTTTTCAAAGAGATGCCAGCGACAAATGTTGTTTCTTGGAATTCTCTGATATCTGGACTAGCTCAGAAAGGAGATTTTGATGGAGCTATGAATTTGTTCAGGGAAATGCAGGTTAATAGTATTAAGCCAGATGCGACGACTTTAATTGCTGTCCTTAACTCCTGTGCTAATTTAGGTGTACTTGACTTGGGGAAGTGGGTTCATTCCTATTTGGATAGAAGCCAAATTAAGGCAGATGGGTTTCTGGGGAATGCTCTTGTAGATATGTATGCAAAGTGCGGAAGCATAGTAGACGCTCTAGGAGTTTTTGAACGCATGGAGCATAGAGATGTGTTTACATATACTTCTGTAATTCTTGGGTTGGCTTTGCATGGGGAAGGAGAGGTGGCACTTAAACTTTTCACCAAGATGCTTGAAGTGGGCATTCATCCTAATGAAGTGACTTTTGTTGGGGTACTGGCGGCATGTACTCATGCAGGGCTTGTGGAAGAAGGGCAGAAGTATTTCACTGACATGTCCAAAGTGCACAAAATTGAACCTCAAACAGAGCACTATGGGTGTATGGTTGACCTTTTTGGAAGAGCTGGGCTTCTCTCCGAGGCTATGGATTTTATCGAAAATATGCCCCTGGAGCCTGATGCCTTTATTTGGGCAACTTTACTGGGAGCTTGCAGGTTACATGAAAAACTTGAATTTGCTGAAAGCATAATGGAACACCTTGCTCGCATAGAGCCTGAGAAAGATGGTGGGTATGTTCTTATGTCAAACATGTACGCCTCAGCGAATAAATGGAGCAAAGCATTGCAGTTGAGAAAAGcaatgaaaaagagaaaattgaagaaaactcCAGGATGCAGCTGCATTGAATTGGATGGAATAGTTTATGAATTTCGGAGTGGTGATACAGCACACCCTAAAACTGAAGGCAGATATGCAGTGCTTAATAAGATATCATTTCAGTTGTATGATGCTATCTACTGA
- the LOC113729695 gene encoding acidic endochitinase-like: MASKSETSVAFSLLVLLSVALGSNAGGIAIYWGQNGNEGTLSETCATGNYKFVNLAFLCVFGNGQTPQLNLAGHCDPSVNGCTGLGSEIKSCQAKGIKVMLSIGGGAGSYYLASAEDARQVATYLWNNYLGGHSSSRPLGDAVLDGIDFDIEGGTNQYWDVLAKYLSAYSQRGKKVYLTAAPQCPYPDAWVGGALQTGLFDYVWVQFYNNPPCQYSGGNLRNLEDAWKQWTSIPAGEVFLGLPAAPDAAGSGFIPAGDLTSQVLPAIKGSSKYGGVMLWSKFYDDQTGYSNSIKSHV; this comes from the coding sequence ATGGCATCCAAATCAGAGACTTCAGTTGCATTTTCCTTGTTAGTATTGCTATCAGTAGCACTCGGTTCTAATGCAGGTGGAATAGCCATCTACTGGGGTCAAAATGGAAACGAGGGTACATTATCTGAAACCTGTGCCACAGGGAACTACAAATTTGTGAACTTGGCTTTCCTTTGTGTGTTTGGCAATGGACAGACTCCTCAACTCAATCTCGCAGGCCATTGCGATCCATCTGTCAATGGCTGCACAGGTTTGGGTTCCGAAATCAAATCCTGCCAAGCCAAAGGAATCAAGGTGATGCTGTCCATAGGAGGAGGTGCAGGGAGTTACTATCTTGCCTCTGCTGAGGATGCCAGACAAGTTGCAACATACCTGTGGAACAACTACTTGGGAGGACATTCATCATCAAGGCCTTTAGGGGATGCTGTTTTAGATGGAATCGACTTCGACATCGAGGGAGGAACAAACCAGTACTGGGATGTTCTTGCCAAATACCTCTCTGCTTATAGCCAACGCGGAAAGAAGGTCTATTTGACGGCAGCACCTCAGTGTCCTTATCCTGATGCTTGGGTTGGAGGTGCCCTTCAGACGGGTCTTTTCGACTATGTTTGGGTACAATTTTACAACAATCCTCCATGCCAGTATTCTGGTGGGAACTTGAGGAATCTTGAGGATGCATGGAAGCAATGGACTTCAATCCCAGCTGGGGAGGTGTTCCTTGGATTGCCTGCAGCTCCTGATGCTGCTGGAAGTGGCTTCATTCCTGCTGGTGATCTTACCTCGCAAGTGCTTCCTGCAATCAAGGGTTCCAGCAAGTATGGAGGCGTTATGCTGTGGTCTAAGTTTTACGATGACCAAACTGGATATAGCAATTCCATTAAGAGTCATGTCTAA
- the LOC113728463 gene encoding uncharacterized protein: MAKGLIWATAEDLARNRGRVLSLYRQILRSLNSPALPLNLAARLSKKAEVRAIFMLGSEERSIHNIEDLIDAAEYSLSLLRKGEIPKHIQ, from the coding sequence ATGGCAAAGGGTCTGATATGGGCAACAGCAGAGGACTTAGCAAGAAACAGAGGAAGAGTGCTTTCACTGTATAGACAGATTTTAAGGAGCCTCAACTCGCCTGCTTTGCCTTTGAATTTGGCTGCTAGATTGTCCAAGAAAGCCGAAGTTCGTGCAATCTTTATGCTGGGTTCTGAAGAACGATCCATCCACAACATTGAGGACCTTATAGATGCCGCAGAGTACTCTCTATCTCTGTTGAGGAAAGGTGAAATCCCAAAGCACATCCAGTAA
- the LOC113729525 gene encoding acidic endochitinase-like: MASKPATSATFSFLFLLAFAVGSNAGEIAIYWGQNGNEGTLADTCASGNYDFVNLAFLCTFGNGQTPQLNLAGHCDPSVNGCTGLSSDVKSCQAKGVKVILSIGGGAGSYYLASAEDARQVATYLWNNYLGGQSSSRPLGDAVLDGVDFDIEGGTNQYWDVLAKYLSAYSNRGKKVYLTAAPQCPYPDAWVGGALQTGLFDYVWVQFYNNPPCQYSGGDLSNLEDAWKQWTSIPAGKVFLGLPAAPDAAGSGFIPATDLTSQVLPAVKDSDKYGGVMLWSKYYDDETGYSKSIKGDA; encoded by the coding sequence ATGGCATCTAAACCAGCAACTTCAGCAACATTCTCCTTCTTGTTTCTGTTAGCATTTGCTGTGGGTTCTAATGCTGGTGAAATAGCTATCTACTGGGGTCAGAATGGAAATGAAGGCACATTAGCAGATACTTGTGCCTCCGGGAACTATGATTTTGTGAACTTAGCTTTCCTTTGTACATTTGGTAATGGACAGACTCCTCAACTCAACCTTGCAGGTCACTGCGATCCATCAGTCAATGGCTGCACCGGTTTGAGTTCTGATGTCAAATCTTGCCAAGCCAAAGGAGTCAAGGTCATTCTCTCCATTGGAGGAGGAGCAGGGAGCTATTACCTTGCCTCTGCAGAAGATGCCCGACAAGTTGCAACTTACTTGTGGAACAACTATTTAGGAGGACAGTCATCTTCACGGCCCTTAGGTGATGCTGTTTTGGACGGGGTTGATTTTGATATCGAAGGAGGAACAAACCAATACTGGGATGTTCTTGCAAAATATCTTTCTGCTTATAGCAACCGCGGCAAGAAAGTTTACTTAACAGCAGCACCTCAGTGTCCTTATCCTGATGCATGGGTTGGAGGTGCACTTCAGACTGGTCTTTTCGACTATGTTTGGGTACAATTCTACAACAATCCTCCATGCCAATATTCTGGTGGAGATTTGAGCAACCTTGAGGATGCGTGGAAGCAATGGACATCCATCCCTGCAGGGAAGGTCTTCCTTGGATTGCCAGCTGCTCCCGATGCAGCTGGAAGCGGCTTTATTCCTGCTACTGATCTTACCTCACAAGTGCTTCCTGCAGTTAAGGACTCTGACAAGTATGGAGGTGTTATGCTGTGGTCTAAGTATTATGATGATGAAACTGGATATAGTAAATCCATCAAGGGTGATGCCTAA
- the LOC113732109 gene encoding DNA-directed RNA polymerases II, IV and V subunit 8B — protein sequence MVKFHFDDIIEVQDVNVEGKKYDKVSRVDAKSEDGEIYMQLDVNSELYPMHPKEKYRMVLSETLNLDGTAVTSHSEAKQKSLADKFEYVMHGLLYKISEEKAKAGVKVVVYISFGGLQLMVRGAPIKMHGYKVDQRLFLLLRKI from the exons ATGgtgaaatttcattttgatGACATCATTGAGGTTCAGGATGTGAATGTTGAGGGCAAAAAGTATGACAAAG TTTCTCGTGTCGATGCAAAGAGTGAGGATGGTGAGATCTATATGCAGCTAGATGTGAACTCCGAGTTATACCCTATGCATCCAAAAGAAAAGTACAGGATGGTGTTATCTGAGACTTTGAACTTAGATGGGACAGCTGTTACAAGCCATTCTGAG GCCAAGCAGAAGTCTCTTGCAGACAAATTTGAGTATGTCATGCACGGCCTGCTGTATAAGATCTCGGAGGAGAAAGCAAAAGCTGGTGTAAAAGT GGTCGTGTATATATCATTTGGAGGGCTTCAGCTGATGGTAAGGGGTGCTCCCATAAAGATGCATGGATACAAGGTTGATCAAAGGTTGTTTTTACTCTTGAGGAAGATTTAA
- the LOC113732110 gene encoding uncharacterized protein: MGQILDKVQGKEWRQRQIRKITDKVFDRFKNEQGRANLTFEDLYIAVLLVFNDINKRLPGPHFDPPSKEQVRALMQECDINLDGELNREEFVKFIQQLTKDTFITVSQGLIITLAVAPTVALVTKRTTEGVPGVGKVVQKLPNSVYASLVTLAIVLFQKAAALKE; encoded by the exons ATGGGACAAATTCTTGACAAAGTCCAAG GTAAGGAATGGAGACAAAGGCAAATCAGAAAAATAACAGACAAGGTCTTTGATCGTTTCAAGAATGAGCAAGGAAGGGCTAATTTGACATTTGAAGATCTGTATATTGCTGTGCTCTTGGTGTTCAA TGATATTAATAAGCGCTTGCCTGGGCCTCATTTTGATCCCCCCTCAAAGGAGCAAGTCAGAGCCTTGATGCAG GAGTGCGATATCAACCTCGACGGTGAATTGAACCGTGAAGAGTTTGTGAAGTTCATTCAACAGCTAACAAAAGATACGTTCATCACGGTTAGTCAGGGATTGATCATCACTTTGGCTGTGGCACCAACTGTTGCTCTGGTGACAAAGAGGACAACGGAAGGCGTTCCTGGCGTTGGAAAGGTGGTGCAGAAATTGCCTAATTCTGTTTATGCATCTCTGGTGACTCTTGCAATTGTTCTGTTCCAGAAGGCAGCAGCTCTGAAGGAATAG
- the LOC113732111 gene encoding large ribosomal subunit protein mL43-like, with amino-acid sequence MALRGVWQLNKLIVSYCDWGGSSRGVRAFMESHLPAFKEISPQLEVVTELNRGQHPYLKGLYRNKNERVVSVKNMTPEDILPCATRLRNSLGRKVVKLKTRHVTKHPSVQGTWTTELKM; translated from the coding sequence ATGGCACTGAGAGGTGTCTGGCAGTTAAATAAGCTGATTGTTAGCTATTGTGATTGGGGAGGGAGCAGCCGAGGTGTCAGAGCATTTATGGAATCTCATTTGCCAGCTTTTAAAGAGATCTCCCCCCAGCTGGAGGTTGTAACGGAGCTTAATCGTGGTCAGCATCCATATTTAAAGGGACTGTATAGGAACAAAAATGAGCGGGTTGTATCTGTTAAAAATATGACTCCCGAGGACATACTACCATGTGCAACCAGGCTAAGAAATTCACTTGGAAGAAAGGTGGTCAAGTTGAAAACTCGGCACGTTACCAAGCACCCTAGTGTTCAGGGTACCTGGACAACAGAATTGAAGATGTGA